In a genomic window of Acidilobus saccharovorans 345-15:
- a CDS encoding SLC13 family permease: protein MLTVKAYEALAILAFSVALLISRRLRHDIVGVITALALVALGLVSPSQALSNLSSVAVIVLASAMIIAGVVADSGVLDVVGDRIASRVRGGLLVIVIVLLISLFSSGFVSDVALTLMFMPLIYSVASRMKRPASRYLMLLSYAAILGGRYTIIGTSSNIVLEGLWTQRFGTPLGIFSTLPVGLAAALAGLGVAVALVPLLVRGSAGGAASLEAVGRHEILIEASVEEGSDIAGLTIRQAEEKLGARIRLLRGRFSIYSRRIIRAGDTLILSVERDRLPIVMSVKGLRTELGQGPFYELMVTGDSAVVGNTVYEVNLRLRDVKVVGVATRNSLRSIRSYALSPGDIILVEGDEKAVARAAEAFRLTPLTTTPVRSLNVRAAASGLLGLSAALAASAAGLNMALSFLAGALLAILPQPGSLRKVYSYVDWPAIVFVGTYLSMGEALLSSGLGKAMGFLASSPLLLMVAGVVLANLVGNVASAIILGPLAISSPHPLTSVLALSMAASSTFITPFSHPANLVVYSAGGYTPKDFAKAGVPVAIAVIAVTALMLHLL, encoded by the coding sequence TTGCTCACAGTAAAGGCCTACGAGGCCCTCGCGATCCTTGCGTTCTCGGTGGCCCTGCTGATATCAAGGAGGCTGAGACACGACATAGTTGGCGTCATAACCGCCCTGGCCCTGGTGGCCCTCGGGCTGGTCAGCCCCTCGCAGGCGCTCTCTAACCTGTCCTCGGTGGCTGTCATAGTGCTGGCCTCAGCCATGATAATAGCTGGCGTGGTGGCCGACTCCGGAGTCCTTGACGTGGTGGGGGACAGGATAGCCTCGAGGGTGAGGGGCGGCCTCCTGGTTATAGTCATAGTGCTGCTCATATCGCTGTTCAGCTCGGGCTTCGTGAGCGACGTGGCCCTGACGCTCATGTTCATGCCGCTGATCTACAGCGTCGCCTCGCGGATGAAGAGGCCGGCCTCGAGGTACCTGATGCTCCTCTCCTACGCCGCCATACTGGGCGGGAGGTACACGATAATTGGCACCTCCTCAAACATCGTGCTCGAGGGCCTCTGGACCCAGAGGTTCGGGACCCCCTTAGGCATATTTTCGACGCTCCCAGTGGGCCTCGCGGCCGCCCTGGCGGGCCTGGGGGTCGCCGTAGCCCTGGTGCCGCTGCTTGTCAGGGGGAGCGCCGGGGGCGCTGCAAGCCTTGAGGCCGTCGGAAGGCACGAGATACTTATTGAGGCCAGCGTCGAGGAGGGAAGCGATATAGCGGGCCTCACCATAAGGCAGGCCGAGGAGAAGCTCGGGGCCAGGATAAGGCTGCTCAGGGGCAGGTTCTCTATATATTCAAGGCGCATCATAAGGGCCGGGGACACGCTCATACTTTCCGTGGAGAGGGACAGGCTGCCCATCGTAATGAGCGTCAAGGGCCTCAGGACTGAGCTTGGCCAGGGCCCCTTCTACGAACTCATGGTGACCGGGGACTCGGCAGTCGTGGGGAACACTGTATATGAGGTCAACCTGAGGCTCAGAGACGTCAAGGTTGTTGGCGTGGCCACCAGGAACAGCCTCAGGAGCATAAGGAGCTACGCCCTGTCGCCGGGCGACATAATCCTCGTTGAGGGCGACGAGAAGGCCGTGGCGCGGGCGGCCGAGGCCTTCAGGCTCACGCCGCTGACCACAACGCCCGTGAGGTCGCTCAACGTCAGGGCAGCGGCCTCCGGCCTCCTTGGCCTGTCCGCCGCCCTGGCCGCCTCGGCGGCCGGGCTTAACATGGCGCTCAGCTTCCTGGCCGGGGCCCTGCTGGCCATCCTCCCGCAGCCCGGGTCGCTGAGGAAGGTCTACTCCTACGTGGACTGGCCCGCGATAGTCTTCGTTGGCACCTACCTCTCCATGGGTGAGGCGCTGCTCAGCTCGGGGCTTGGAAAAGCCATGGGCTTCCTGGCCTCCTCGCCGCTCCTGCTCATGGTTGCCGGCGTGGTCCTCGCTAACCTGGTGGGCAACGTGGCCTCGGCGATAATACTTGGGCCCCTGGCCATCAGCTCGCCCCACCCGCTCACCTCCGTGCTGGCACTCTCAATGGCGGCCTCCTCGACTTTCATAACCCCGTTCTCACACCCCGCCAACCTGGTAGTCTACTCAGCTGGGGGCTACACGCCCAAGGACTTCGCCAAGGCGGGCGTGCCAGTGGCTATCGCAGTGATCGCGGTCACCGCCCTAATGCTTCACCTGCTCTAA
- a CDS encoding MFS transporter, whose translation MDSRQGLIVASTTVSMVVYGLVLGLVPVAAIWSSAPSWAVSVMYLTIPVGTLAGNLIIGRLTDIIGRKPSFIVTLALYGVGSLVTLLSVRGSVYVLLAGLAVAQVGLGGEMPAMLAYLAEVIEPRWRAAALILITDVSNLGVLIDGLIMMLYQSSTIPVSVAVDALGAVLGVTIAVILVMRFMMPESPEWQSVPRESRGRVTSPGEGPGIAFRVTALTAFVIATALTYAFLALTIGPYLFPSKTGLLLVLYNVGELVGGPIALAVLPWGRSRGLALVSYLGGAITMAVAAVALGLLRNSFTLFVYILLINGIFGEMAWAARVLLEPLAFPVHYRGTAIAIVRVVPYALYAASVFYLANVTTGEYMLYNVGLWAVGAAAGVAWYLRGPEVYRH comes from the coding sequence TTGGACTCAAGGCAGGGCCTGATAGTGGCCTCGACAACGGTGTCCATGGTAGTCTACGGCCTGGTGCTCGGCCTGGTGCCCGTGGCGGCCATATGGTCCTCGGCGCCCTCCTGGGCGGTGAGCGTCATGTACCTGACCATACCGGTCGGGACGCTGGCCGGCAACCTGATAATAGGGAGGCTCACGGACATCATAGGCAGGAAGCCGTCGTTCATAGTCACCCTGGCCCTCTACGGCGTGGGCTCGCTCGTAACGCTGCTGAGCGTCAGGGGCAGTGTCTACGTCCTCCTCGCGGGCCTTGCGGTGGCCCAGGTTGGCCTCGGGGGAGAGATGCCAGCCATGTTGGCGTACCTGGCGGAGGTGATAGAGCCCAGGTGGAGGGCGGCCGCGCTCATACTGATAACTGACGTGTCGAACCTGGGCGTCCTGATAGACGGCCTGATAATGATGCTCTACCAGAGCAGCACCATACCAGTCTCTGTTGCGGTCGACGCGCTCGGCGCCGTGCTCGGCGTGACCATAGCGGTCATACTTGTCATGAGGTTTATGATGCCGGAGTCGCCCGAGTGGCAGTCCGTGCCGAGGGAGTCCAGGGGCAGGGTCACGAGCCCGGGGGAGGGGCCGGGCATAGCGTTCAGGGTAACGGCGCTGACGGCTTTTGTGATAGCCACGGCCCTGACCTACGCCTTCCTGGCGCTTACAATAGGCCCCTACCTCTTCCCCTCTAAGACCGGCCTGCTGCTGGTCCTCTATAATGTGGGCGAGCTCGTCGGGGGGCCGATAGCGCTGGCGGTGCTCCCATGGGGCAGGAGCAGGGGCCTGGCCCTGGTGAGCTACCTCGGCGGCGCCATTACCATGGCAGTGGCCGCGGTCGCCCTGGGCCTCCTTAGGAACAGCTTCACCCTGTTCGTCTACATACTCCTGATAAACGGCATCTTCGGCGAGATGGCCTGGGCGGCCAGGGTCCTCCTGGAGCCCCTGGCCTTCCCGGTGCACTACAGGGGCACGGCAATAGCGATAGTCAGGGTGGTGCCCTACGCGCTCTACGCGGCCTCAGTCTTCTACCTGGCCAACGTGACGACGGGGGAGTACATGCTTTACAACGTGGGCCTCTGGGCCGTGGGGGCCGCGGCCGGCGTCGCCTGGTACCTCAGGGGCCCGGAGGTGTACAGGCATTAA
- a CDS encoding pyridoxal-phosphate-dependent aminotransferase family protein codes for MFSERLIMTPGPTEVPYRVMMAMTRQETNSDLDPDFLSFYQDLRSRAARLFGAARSRVYLMIGEAMLGLESAIANTVSRGDKVIVVDNGVYGDAFADLVRSYGGVPVKLGASWRRAVDLGDLERALERNRDAVAVTVVHCDTPSAMLNDLAGVARVAKSFGALVIADVVSTIGAVPLQVDSWGVDIAIGGSQKALNAPAGVTLMSVSEEAMERARRVSYQGFYMSLLQWDSWLDSKGVFPYTVSEPLLYAVSEAINMVLEEGLDKVYSRHLAARRAAWAGFEALGLRHYPDLMEHSSPTVTAAEVPEGVDEARLRDLAWRKYNTMIAGSWGPLQGKVIRVGHMGVQASPEKLARAFLALGSAMRDLGLRVSPEEAARAALESFRY; via the coding sequence TTGTTCAGCGAGAGGCTCATAATGACCCCCGGCCCCACTGAGGTCCCCTACAGGGTCATGATGGCTATGACTAGGCAGGAGACCAACTCAGACCTTGACCCCGACTTCCTTAGCTTCTACCAGGACCTCAGGTCCAGGGCCGCCAGGCTCTTCGGGGCCGCCAGGTCCAGGGTCTACCTCATGATAGGTGAGGCCATGCTAGGCCTGGAGTCAGCTATAGCCAACACGGTGAGCAGGGGCGACAAGGTAATAGTCGTTGACAACGGTGTCTACGGTGACGCCTTCGCCGACCTCGTCAGGTCCTACGGAGGGGTCCCAGTTAAGCTTGGCGCCAGCTGGAGGAGGGCCGTGGACCTGGGGGACCTAGAGAGGGCCCTCGAGAGGAACAGGGACGCAGTTGCCGTGACCGTGGTGCACTGCGACACGCCCTCAGCCATGTTAAACGACCTGGCCGGTGTGGCCAGGGTGGCCAAGTCCTTCGGGGCGCTCGTCATAGCTGACGTGGTCTCAACTATAGGGGCAGTGCCGCTCCAGGTGGACAGCTGGGGCGTCGACATAGCTATAGGGGGGAGCCAGAAGGCCCTTAACGCGCCCGCCGGGGTCACGCTGATGAGCGTCAGCGAGGAGGCCATGGAGAGGGCCAGGAGGGTCAGCTACCAGGGCTTCTACATGAGCCTCCTGCAGTGGGACTCGTGGCTTGACTCCAAGGGCGTGTTCCCCTACACCGTGAGCGAGCCGCTCCTCTACGCGGTCTCAGAGGCCATAAACATGGTGCTTGAGGAGGGCCTTGACAAAGTCTACTCAAGGCACCTGGCCGCCAGGAGGGCCGCCTGGGCCGGCTTTGAGGCCCTGGGGCTCAGGCACTACCCAGACTTGATGGAGCACAGCTCGCCCACGGTCACCGCCGCCGAGGTTCCTGAAGGGGTCGACGAGGCCAGGCTCAGGGACCTGGCCTGGAGGAAGTACAACACCATGATAGCCGGCAGCTGGGGGCCGCTGCAGGGCAAGGTGATAAGGGTTGGCCACATGGGGGTTCAGGCCTCGCCCGAGAAGCTGGCCAGGGCGTTCCTGGCCCTTGGCAGCGCCATGAGGGACCTGGGCCTCAGGGTGAGCCCAGAGGAGGCCGCCAGGGCCGCACTGGAGTCCTTCAGGTACTGA
- a CDS encoding M28 family peptidase — translation MVRALSSAISDHRAMRVLASLTAYNRVQGTIELVDAAKHVQEVLLEEAGDSLEVELVKFGGTNVPDWVSSPTGWAIHEARVKVEGGQELTLESHPTLAAAHSPPGSAEAEAIVIDRYWWRPESYSSAKGKVVVSPGDPYIVYRLAGDAGAAAVAFYSESAPPDAVPYKSLFLSRGEAANGSLPAVSIPRSMVEPLRHGRKLSVVVDSDVRRDPGFPIVIAWLGDKDGKGPAAMAHVCHPTPGANDNGSGSASLVEAAVALSRLIDRGQLPQPEATVRFVWVPEYTGSAVALTKTLKGQVTQLLNFDMVGVEPGGGNGPLRVVASSLSALGQADAALQEAAEASAELLGFDSLRLVPYEGGSDHDVASALGIPSAMLNGWPDVNYHTDVDDLDSVSRRMLRLSSLIASSSLYILAKSPPDPMAFRSRLVSTLSRRHYLNGDQVAASLAASLMSGALGLQEASAPPEGWPPKVDTVVKVKPPMIEGPRVIARRSLDAAIRVEELLATSGPMASTVYLREGLMLAAPERPLGEVVALLAAEYGTASVSAERLTELVNLLADVKLLELG, via the coding sequence GTGGTCAGGGCCCTGAGCTCGGCCATAAGCGACCACAGGGCCATGAGGGTCCTGGCCTCGCTGACGGCATACAACAGGGTGCAGGGCACCATAGAGCTTGTCGACGCCGCGAAGCACGTCCAGGAGGTGCTCCTGGAGGAGGCGGGGGACTCGCTCGAGGTGGAGCTGGTAAAGTTCGGGGGCACCAACGTCCCCGACTGGGTCTCCTCCCCCACGGGCTGGGCCATACACGAGGCCAGGGTGAAGGTCGAGGGGGGCCAGGAGCTCACCCTTGAGTCCCACCCCACCCTGGCTGCCGCCCACTCGCCCCCGGGCAGCGCCGAGGCGGAGGCAATAGTCATAGACAGGTACTGGTGGAGGCCTGAGTCCTACTCCTCGGCCAAGGGGAAGGTCGTGGTGAGCCCCGGGGACCCATATATAGTATATAGGTTAGCAGGCGACGCCGGCGCGGCGGCAGTGGCCTTCTACAGCGAGTCCGCTCCCCCGGACGCCGTGCCCTACAAGAGCCTCTTCCTGAGCAGGGGCGAGGCCGCCAACGGCTCCCTGCCGGCCGTCTCAATACCTCGCTCCATGGTTGAGCCCCTGAGGCACGGCAGGAAGCTGTCGGTTGTGGTGGACTCGGACGTGAGGAGGGACCCGGGGTTCCCCATAGTCATAGCGTGGCTGGGCGACAAGGACGGGAAGGGGCCGGCAGCCATGGCCCACGTGTGCCACCCCACGCCGGGAGCCAACGACAACGGCAGCGGCTCAGCATCCCTCGTGGAGGCCGCGGTGGCACTCTCAAGGCTGATTGACAGGGGCCAGCTGCCCCAGCCGGAGGCCACGGTCAGGTTCGTCTGGGTGCCAGAGTACACGGGGAGCGCCGTGGCCCTGACGAAGACGCTCAAGGGGCAGGTCACCCAGCTCCTTAACTTTGACATGGTTGGCGTCGAGCCTGGCGGCGGCAACGGCCCCCTGAGGGTCGTGGCCAGCAGCCTGTCCGCCCTCGGGCAGGCCGACGCCGCGCTTCAGGAGGCAGCGGAGGCCTCCGCCGAGCTCCTTGGCTTTGACTCCCTGAGGCTGGTGCCCTACGAGGGCGGGAGCGACCACGACGTGGCCTCCGCCCTTGGCATTCCCTCAGCTATGCTCAACGGCTGGCCGGACGTGAACTACCACACTGACGTCGACGACCTTGACAGCGTCTCGAGGCGCATGCTGAGGCTGTCGTCGCTTATAGCCTCCTCCTCGCTGTACATCCTCGCCAAGTCGCCCCCCGACCCGATGGCCTTCAGGTCAAGGCTCGTGTCAACCCTGTCGCGGAGGCACTACCTCAACGGGGACCAGGTCGCGGCCTCCCTCGCGGCCAGCCTGATGTCCGGGGCCCTGGGACTGCAGGAGGCCTCAGCGCCTCCCGAGGGCTGGCCGCCCAAGGTGGACACAGTTGTAAAGGTGAAGCCCCCGATGATAGAGGGCCCGAGGGTCATAGCCAGGAGGTCGCTGGACGCAGCCATAAGGGTCGAGGAGCTGCTGGCCACCTCGGGACCCATGGCCAGCACTGTCTACCTCAGGGAGGGCCTCATGCTCGCCGCGCCCGAGAGGCCCCTGGGGGAGGTGGTGGCCCTTCTTGCAGCTGAGTACGGCACCGCCTCGGTCTCCGCTGAGAGGCTCACGGAGCTCGTCAACCTGCTGGCGGACGTGAAGCTCTTAGAGCTGGGCTGA